In Quercus robur chromosome 10, dhQueRobu3.1, whole genome shotgun sequence, a genomic segment contains:
- the LOC126702316 gene encoding uncharacterized protein LOC126702316, translating into MAFELKKRGFLSFLILSTLFLAWSLFVTGEKTEKLTFTRDGKNIYGAVTAKHRKGQPFNFAKLEEQPPPLVEEPPPPPRRKSRRASKPPPPSPTGPSGPNQ; encoded by the exons ATGGCGTTTGAGTTGAAAAAGAGAGGCTTCCTCAGTTTTCTTATACTTTCGACCCTATTTCTTGCATGGAGCTTGTTTGTCACCG GTGAAAAGACGGAGAAGTTGACTTTTACAAGAGATGGGAAAAATATATACGGAGCTGTCACTGCAAAACATAGGAAAGGCCAACCTTTCAACTTTGCAAAACTAGAGGAGCAGCCACCTCCATTAGTGGAggagccaccaccaccaccaagacGAAAAAGCCGACGAGCCTCTAAACCACCGCCACCATCTCCTACAGGACCTTCAGGGCCAAATCAGTAA